The Arachis ipaensis cultivar K30076 chromosome B10, Araip1.1, whole genome shotgun sequence DNA window TGGGTCTTTGTACCATAACGCAGAAATGTTGGATTTCAGGTATCCAAGCTGTCTCAGTTCCTCGTATGCCTCAAACACACTCCACCGATCGCCGTCAATGTCCTCCACAACTGTAGATTGACCCTTCAAGTACTTGAGCACACCATTTTTATATCCAAATAATCCACCATGGTACACCCGCATGTTGAAGAGCGCCATCTCCTTCCCGAAAAACCCTATTAATCATCACAGGGAATTAGGCAACCAACTATGAACAACAACAACTACAATCAGTTCAAACCCTACCCTTCCACACACCTTCGCACAATCCACATTACGAAATGATAAATTACATTCACATAATGCTTACCTTGCCAAGGGATTTTTGTTGGAACGAAGCCAAGTTAACAACCCAGGAAGTTTTCCGGCAACCTCTCTCAAGCTACCAACGCCGGACGTCGCAGGAAGGCCTTCCAAGGGTTTCGCACAATTGTTTCACACAAACGTTTCACTCAGGAGTCCTGTTCTCAGACAAAGCGTTGCTTGGGAAAGGAAAATTGATCTCGCGGGAAGTAATACCAACCATCAAGAgcatttttgtattaaaaatttatttttgggggcaaaggacgattttaaaacaaaccggAACCTAAGGGACCTTTTTGTTGTGAAAAAAAGGcgagggacgaaataaattttttgcccctacgttagggaccaaaatcatacttatcccttataattaatatatgtattgcccataaatagaatagaaaataataatttcttaacaatctcccacttgagttatacatatatattttcttgagataatcacatcttataaacatTATATGCGTATCTAAGTGTTATTTCCCTAATTACTTTAACAATTTACTCCATCTCATATATTAGTTATGGAATTACCACAACTTTGTCACATTAGTGTCACGACGAAACCACGATGATCACCATACTAATATACTCAatgacatagatcaaatttggatgggaaaattcaaaaattacatgAAAAAATAaactcatgcatgtctattttgTAACTAGTCCAATTTTAATAAACTTTATGAGATTATGAGtcagaataaaaacaaaattaaatatttCATTTCTGCAGAAATATCAATATTCTAAATTTGTTTAAATCATATAAGCATTTAAATACATACTCCCACTTAaataatatatcataaaataatatGATACCCATATGAATAGTATCCACATAAAAAACTTTTAGTGTTTATTTTATACTAACTAAATATGCATGCATTTCTGGAGTTTGTGCTAACTTGCTCAAAAGACACTAAAATACTCTGAACTCTCTTGGttaacaataaattaaaatactACAACAATTCCGGCACTTTGCGGCGGTTTCTGGAGCTGTTTTACGGCGGTTTTGAACCGCCGCAAAATATTTCGTGACGGTTAATTAAACGCCAGAAGATGGGGCGCGGGCAAACGGTTAGCGGCGATTTTTTTCAACCGCTAGAATAACCGCCGCGAAATGTGAACTGATTTTGTGGCGGTTCTTACCCACTGCAGTATGAGGATGAAAAATGATATTTCTAATTTTGTGGCAGTTTGCAACCGCCGCTAAATGCCAGTGATTTGAAAACGATGCCGGtttattaaactttaattttttattttcaattaatttaaaaaaattacaaccaAGTAAAATAGCCAAATAACATAGCAAACCAAATTAAATATatgcaaacataacatatataaTTAGATTGTCATAACATCATCCAAAATAAAGTAGGAATGCTTaacttgaagaaaataagcataaAGCACTAAACCAACTTAAATGCAAAAGTATCTAAGAACATtgattgaaattcaaaatttttgttgCAGGTCGTGATTACCAGATGAAGATGGCCCTGCACGTAACGAGTCCGGTATACTGCCCAAAAAAGTCAGCTCTGCAGCAACCTCAGCTGGCAAATTGCCTCCTTGCTGTTGGACTAGATATCCCAAGACCTTATGTATCGACTGCCTCTTTGCCTGCTCTTCTTCTAGCTTAGCCGTCAATTCTGCAATCCTCCTCTCATACTCTTCATTGGGCTCTGCAGAACCCGACGGTTGTCCAGCAGCGTTACCAAAGAGTTGGGTGGGACATGGTCCAGCACCTAGGGCACGAACTCGTCCTGGTTGCTCCTTTTCGAGAACTTGTGCTAGCGAATCATTTTGTGAAAGGTGCTCAGAGGATTCATCCTGGCTCTCAACATTCGCAATTGTTTCCTACAAATATACAACACATTGGAAAGACATGAGTTAACAGTAGCACGATATATACAGTAAGCTAAGTTGCTTGAAATTTTCAAACATGACTTACACTAACAACACGCGCATCGGGATGGATATACGagccattttttttcttatgaGTCATGATAAACAACTCTCCTCTACCAACGGGCCTTCCTTGCTCTTTCTCCTATATCATTGATATCGACATAATTAcgtaaacaacaacaacatattcaAGAAGATTAATCAAAATCTTAATGCAAATAATTACTTATTACCACTTCGTCTTTTTTTCTTGCCAATATTTTGGAGCCCTCAGTATGTGTATAAAGTTGCTTGCTCTGATTTAAAGCGTTCTGTTTACACTTTTTCTATGAACAAATAACAGAACAAATGTAAATGAGAAAGAGATGTTGAATATAAAATGTAAGGGGTATAATATGTATACACATGTATGTTTTTGTGGAATTAGATTATTTCATCAGCTCGATCCTTGCATATGCTAGTTGGCACTAACTACTCTCATGCATTATAATCTTCTTGGAACTAACTATACATGACTTTACATTCTTTcctctatatatatgtatatgggTGTGTGCTTTGACTATTTTTCATTGTTACACTCCTGATATCACATTAAAAtataaaagcaaaaaaaaatgatgaatgcatagaaaaacaaaaaagatggGGTGACTTTGCATTATTAGTGGGTGAGAAACAAATGCTTGTACAAGTAACTAAGTAAAGTAAAATGAAGTCATTCTGTAATAAAGATTGTACAAAGATAAAGATCAATAGAACACACAAAAGTCACGAGAACTTAGTTGTTCTGCGAGAGAGCAAAATCAAGTAAACTAAATTATCGAATACGGTCCCCTTTgcataattaaaacaaataaaagaactaaacaaagtaaattatttaaaaaaaaacccgTAGACATCAACACATGAACAGAAATCAATTCTCTTGTCATTCGTAGCATATGAAAAGTCGAATTAATATGAGATTAATAGAAGTCATAATAAACCCAAAAAGCAGTAAATGAGATTAATACAAGTTAAGGATTAAAAAAAGAgaattttttatcttaaaaaaaagttTAACAATTCAGAAATGTAACACGTGAGGTTCATAGAGTAATTTGGATACTATACATTATTTACTACTGAATGAtatgtaaaagaaaaataaaataacgtaaagaaaagaagaacaaaaaaGTACCTTAACTTTGGAGATTAAATTTCAAATCCTATATTTACTTGGTTGGTCTCAGTTTCCTATTGATGGATGTGGACAAGTTTTAAGAAGTGGATGTTTTGTGCAGCACAGTGAAAGGGATCTCTGACTCCTTAGTTGTACTGTGTACCAAAATGCATGAAGCTTGAGAACATATATAATGACAATCTTATATTTAACATGCAACGGAAAAAACTCTCAAAGAGAAAGGGTTTAACTCATGTAAGGGTTTGAAAGGGAGAAGTCTCTCACCTGATGAGAATGACGTGCAGCTTATGTGAGAGTTTGAGAGTTATAGAAAAGTTGGGGCGTATGGAAAAAACAGAAAATGCTTAGAATTAGGAGGAGATCACAACAATATTTAACCTGTGGATTTAACATTAatcatttcaaatattttttttgtattttcaaatCACCTTAAATTTGTATTATGCAATGTATCCCTGTTCTTTTATTGTCGCCCCAAATCTGTTACGAAGTTACGGGATTAACTTAAACAGGTTAAGTATTGCttctttaaaaaattaaattgaaccACTTTCATATTTTATATGGACTTAAACTGTTAGGTTAACAAAAAAGTAGAGAATATCGGTTTAATTTCAAATGTTTGTTGAACTAATCAGTTATAAAAATCTGTGCTTCTCAAAGGTATATAAACGTGCCATTTCAATTAAATAAACTTTACTGATAAGCAATAAAATCAGTTTACACAAGTTCAGCACAAATTATTTCTGAAGCATCACTCACCTATCTGGTTCTCCTCTTTTTGTGTTTCTCTCTAAAGACTTATTTATCTGCTACTTTGAACTGTTTCAAattaaattgttttgatttcacacgatgaatttttttttgtttttcagtttTTTAAAGGCCTTAATTTTCACACCAATAGCCAGTTATATGGATCTTCAACCAGGTAAGTAACATTGTTTTTCTGCATCTCATGTATGTACTATTTCAAACCTCGTTTTATACTTTTTCTAATTTCAGTCTAAATCATAATAAACGCCCcttgataaattaaatttttaaccgAAAAAAATATACAACTAAAAAACATGTTCACAATAGcatataaaaattaacaaaattaacaaaTCTCAACCATTCAGAATCCGTAACCTAACCCAGCAACTCAAACATTATTATTAACAACAAATCAATagaacaaaacaagaaaaaagtcaaaattaaattcaacaaacagTGCTTAATGCTGAATGATAACCAGAGGAAGAGACAGAAAGACATCAGAAAAACAATCAACAATATTATTCTGGCAATCTCAGCAACTCAGAATAATCAGAAATTAACAAAATCTCAGCAACTCAATATCAGTGAACTACCCCAGTAACTCAATCAGTAATTCAGTATTATTAACAACAGatcaacaaaacaagaaaaaacaaacTCAAGAAGCAGTGTTTAAGCTAACCAGAGGAAGGGACAGAGAGACAGAGAGCGAGCTTGACGGCGACAAAGAGAGAGCTCGATGGCAACGGCGAGGAGAAGAGAGAGCTCGATGGCGACGACGAGGAGAAGAGAGAGCTTGGCGGTGATGGTGAGGAGAAGAGAGAGCTCAACAACGGCGACAGTGAGGAATCTTCAACCCTGCTTCCGATGTCCAGACGATGCCGACGAACACAGAGAGAGAGCGCTCGGCGATGACAACGACGCGGTGCTGCGGGACTGTGGGGGCTGCAGTGGCTACGGTGGCTGCGGTACGGGAATAGGGGGCTAGGGTTTTTTGTTTGTCCTTTTAATTTTCAGAGAGGGGAGGAGGTGAGTCGGGGCCTGGGAAAGATGGGGAGCTTTCGGGTAGTCCAATAAGTTTgggatttttttataaaaatcaaaATGGCACCATTTTGGGGTATTTATCAAACTGGAAGACCTAAAAAAATTGATCGGTTCACCGATTCGACCATTTTTTTACCGATTTTTTGTTATACAATTTTTGAGACGAATCGAACCGTTCTAGTGATCGGTTTCTGGTTAACTCAGTTGAACTGGCCGGTCCGATTCGGTTTTCATAACTATGATTAAAATAGTATGATAATAATTTGAAGAGAAATGGAATTAtgtgtaaatttaatttaaaaaaaatattatttctgatgaactattttatttttattttttaaaaatatatctaaataaaaaaaatatctgcaACAATAATTTAGTTGAAGTGGTTTCTTATGGTTaagtttatctttttatttaatataaaaccAACTACAACTAATTATGGTATAATAATTTTTGCAAATTATAAAAATCTATTAAATATTGACTTTGTTCAATTTTTTCTTTCTCAAACCATTTCTATAACAATGTATAAAGGGAATAAGAGAGTTTGGTACCCAATTTTCACTTTTTCATCTTATTCCAATTACTAAACAATGATAACTATAACTGTCATCTTAAAATTTGGTCAAAATATAATTATCagtcaatttttcaattttttcacaCTGTTTTTTGTATACACATAACTTTTACTCTTGTTGTCATCGGTTTTTTTTCTACGGAGTACATGTAGTACTCTCCCTTTCCTTTTACATGTTAGATAACCTAAGctgactttttttttaaatttaatttcaacTGTTAAATTTAGATttctaatttgaaaatataaataaaagcattAATTTTTTAAACGCTGAATTTTAATGATTATTTAAAATGGAGGAAATtgcaaaaaatataacaaaacaaaggtaaaaaaagtaattatattcattttatctttttttatcgaCCCGCATATTTAGTAATCATTTTCAACCAAAATAAATATCGTGACAATGATTAAAAAGTCCAAAGTTGAAATGAAATTCACGAAAGGCAACGCGTTTGGAGTTTCCAATCTTCTGTAATTTTTTTCTATTAGTggttatattttttgttttgtgggcAAGAATTTTAttatgaggaatgctaggggaccagcaattttgtgatttgtagccatcaaatagccatcaatgatggttttaatggtgtgagatggatgtgagatttcatccaatagctcacttttctttgctggttacatgctggtcagaatttaacaaagttgctagcccctaaacttttccttttattatatttctattagtttaagTATGgcaatatttttttagttttatagtAAAATTAAATCTTTAACTACTAACTTATTTGAAATACACGTTATATATAATAATGGTGATGAATCaccttttttttatgttatttatcaTATGTTAAAGTATATATAAAAATGATAtagtctaaaaaaaatatataatgtttGATAATCAATTAATAATTGAGAAATCCAAATTGGAACATAGGAGATCTTTTATTCTAAATTAGAAAATGACTgacaataaaatataatttattgatttaaatttataatttcttttaaaataataatagaatCATTATtggattttaatatttaattttttcaatatTAGTTAACATAAAATGAAAACAAGTTCGACCAAGTTGCATGACACCTAAACAATAATTTAGTTAAAACAAGTAGaagtaataaaatatttaataaagaCATTAGTTACACATTCTTCACTTTAAAGTAcattgacaaaaattttaaataataataatgccaAAACTATAAAAAGTGCTAATAAGACTATATGTGGttgtattttatttaagtattatTCGTCACAAATTCTCTTACGAAAATAGTAGTAAGtgaaggaaagatattttttatattgtgcaAGCCTCACTAAATTTCATATCAACTGTAATTCGCTAAACCTAAGTTGCTAGCTAAAACTAAATCGTGATAATTCTGATGGAGGAATATTTTTACAAGTTTGTTTTCTCACTTTCTTATGCCACTATTAATTAGTTCGATATATTTTGATACTATACTAGATATTGATAAAACCTGGATTTCAAAGTCACAGAATAGTGTGGAATATAGGCAAGAATTGAACAATTTTTTAGACTTTGCATCTGCGAATGCATCCTCCGATGGCATGATAAAGTGTCCATGTCCTAAATGCAAGTTTCAACTTATGCAAACAAGAGAGGATGCATACGATCATCTGTTGTTACAACCATTTCCCCTAGATATACTATTTGGCTGCGTCATGGTGAGAAGCCGGTTGAAGAGAGATCTGGATTGGGACGAGTAGATGAAAATATGATATCCCAAGTAAATCAAATGCATCAAATGGTCAACGAGGCATTCAATTTCACGATGCAACATGGGAGTGAGGACATCACAACAATCGAACATGCAGAAGATGATGAAGACGTGTTACCTTACTTATATGAAGGTCCAAGTCGCGTGGTGTGGGATTTTAACGATCTACTGTCAGATGGAGAGCAGGAGTTATATCTCGGATGCTCAAAGTACTCCAAATTATCATTCTTAGTGAAACTTTATCATTTCAAGTGTATGTGCAGTGTGAGTGACAAGGCAATGTCCATGATTCTTGACTTACTGCAGGACGCATTCGAACAAGAAAAACTTCCAAAGGCAGTGTATGAAGCCAGGAAGACAATAAGAAAGTTGGGTATTGAATATAACAAGATAGATGCTTGTCCAAATGATTGTATGCTGTATCGAGGTGATGATGAGAACTTGACTAAGTGCAAGAAATGTGAGTGTTCAAGATGGAAGTAGAAGACTAAAAAGGGCTCTATTGTTAGGCTCAACGTACCTATGAAGAGAAATGGAAAACCTATAGCAGTCAAGACTCTTCGTTATTTTCCTGTCATACCACGGTTGCAATAGTTATTCATGTGCAGCAAGACATCAAGTGATATGTTATGGCATAAACAGGCGTGTAATAACGATGGTTTCTTTAGGCATCCAATGGATGCTGAAGCATGGAAAAAGTTTGATGCAAAGTATACTAATTTTTCGACGGATCTGCGCAATGTTTGCCTAGCCTTGGCAAGCGATGGATTTAATCTCTTTGGGAATATGAGCACAAAGTATTCTATCTGGCCTGTGATTCTTATTCTGTATAATTTTCTACCCTGGCTTTGCATGAAACAGACATCTTTCATTCTATCCACGCTTATTCCTGGGCTGAAAATGCCAGGTAACGACATAGATGTTTACTTGCAGCCTTTGATAGATGAGTTGAAGCAATTATGGGATGGCATTGAAACGTATGATGCCAAAGAGGGAAACACTTTCAAGATGTGTGCGGTACTGATGTGGACTATCAGCGACTTTCTAGGATTGGAAAACCTATCTGGTTGGAATACGCACAGTGTATTAGCCTGTCCTACGTGTAACCTGGATGCTAAGTCACATCAGCTGAAATATAGTAAAAAATGGTGTTTCATGGGCCATCGTCGCTTTTTGAatcagggacacaaatacagactaGACCAAAATAGATTTGACGGGTAGGTCAAAGGTAGAGATCCACCAAAGAAGTTATCCGGAACAGATGTATTGAGGCAACAGTCTAATGTGCACCTTTCATTTGGGAAGAGTTCAACTGTGACATCCAAAAAAAGACGCAATGGTCAGAATGCGGATGAAGATGACTCGCATTGGAAAAAGAAGAATGTTTTCTTTGACCTCCCGTACTGGGAGGATCAGATGTTGCGTCATAACCTCGATGTGATGCATATAGAAAAAAATGTGTGTGATAATGTGGTCTTCACTATCCTAAACGATAGCGGCAAATCAAAAGACAATCTTAAAGCTCACAGAGATTTACAATGCATGGGCATAAGGCTTGAATTATGGCCGGGGAAAGGTGGTAAATATCCAGTCACAATATTTACGATGTCAAATTCACAGAGGGATGTATTCCTGAAGACTTTGCAGAATGTGGTCTTTCCAGATGGTTACTCTAGCAATGTTGATGTTGTATTGATTTGTGACAGCGCAAGTTATTTGGGTTAAAAAGTCATGACTACCATATTCTGATGGAACAATTACTCCTAATTTTGGTGAAGAATGCACTTCTGAGTCAGGTGTCCAATGTGATTGCAAATTTGTCATCATTTTTCTGAGAACTTTGTGGGAAAGCCATAAACCCTATGCAGCTTGCTGAGCTTCAGAATCATGTTGTGCAAACCCTGTGTCAGATGGAAATGATTTTTTTCCATCCTTCTTCACCGTCATGGTTCACCTCACGGTGCATCTTGTTGATGAGGTTACTCTTGGTGGACCAGTACATTATCGGTGGATGTATCCAATAGAAAGATTAGCTTGCTGATAAACCCCTTTAGTACACTCAGTTGAATTAATTGTGTATATACTAAGCGTTTTATTGTATTTATAAAAAAGGTATTTAGGACGTCTGAAGCAATATGTTCGTAATAGGGCACAACCAGAAGGCTCAATTGCAGAAGACTATTTATCTGGTCCTGACTTTCTGTTCTAGATATTTGGATAATATTGAGACTAGAATCAACCGACCAGGGCGAGTTGATGATGAGCACGTTGATGATTTTCATAATTCAGGGGAAAGTATGTTCCTAGCTATTGGAAAGGCATTAGGGGCTGTTTGGCATTTCGAACTCACTCCAATGGAAAAACATCAAGCTCATCGTCATGTGCTAGTCAACTGCGTTGCCGTGGTTCCGTTTGTTGAGTAAGTATACACATGTATTTCTAAAACACCAATATAACTCTTTTCTCCCAGTGACTAGTTAGACTAATTTTCTTTTCTCCCATAAAGTACATTTAGGGAAAAGACAAAGCGAAGCTTGCGTCATCAGACAAGGTCgcaagctaagatagatagtgtcgTCCATGCAGAATTTCCTCGGTGGTTCAAACATGAGGTTGACAGAATACTAATCTGACCAATGTGTTTTTAGCCTGGAATTAGTACTATATAAAAACCGATTTTAATATAAAGTATGAATGTTATGTGGTTCCAGGTTCCTATGGAAAGTACACTTCATTCGAAAGACTTGAAGTTGTTTGCGTGCGGTCCCATGATTCAGGCAAGACGTTTTGGGGCGTACAATGTTAACGGATACAAGTTTAGAACTATCATAAAGGAAAACAGGCTgaaaacacaaaataatggaGTATATGTATCATCTAATACAAGAAGTTATGCAAGTATGTGTGATAATAGAGTGGTTGTTGGTGGTGTTCCGTATTACGGAAAAATTGTAgacataattgaattgaattataacTGTTCCTTCACAGTGGTATTGTTCAAATGTGTTTGGGCTGATACCACTACCAGTAGAGGTATCAAACAAGACCATTTGGGGCTTACCAGCGTTAATTTCTCTCGTCCGATACACACTGGTAATCGAGAAGAAGATGAACCGTACATATTGGCATCGGAAGCTCAGCTTGTATACTATGTGGATGATGAAGTAGCTAAGGAATGGAGTGTTGTGGTTCTTGTGAAACCACGGGATTTGTATGACAtgggagaagagaatgaagaagttGAAGTTGGTTTTTCTCCACAGCCAGTTGAACATGTCAGCGGAAGGTGACATTGGAGATTTACTGTTGACAAGAGAGGATGATATAGAAGACCTCATAGAAAATGCTTCAGAGAATTTCGATGATGTCGTGTGGTGCTTAAATGAAGcattttaatgtaatttaaaaaGGATCTTTTTGTCATAAACTAAGTTAAATAAACTCAACATTGTACGTTGTTTTCTTTGGTTACTTTATACTTGTATAGTTTTTATTTGCAGTTAAATATTTATGTTATTGTGAATTTTCATGAGTAAAAGTAGATTTTTCGTTTCTTTCAACGATTTTAATACAGAAAAGTTAGTTTACGTTAAATCCTTAATGCTGTTTCAGTTGTTGTTTTTCTTAGGGTTGCATTTTTGATAATCTTGCTATCTATTATTCAATATAATTTCACTAGTGTTATGTTTTGAAAACACTAGTGAACATAATAGGACCAATAAAAATTGAGGACTTTTCGTCATCTTCTGCAAGCACAACAATTGCTACAGAACTTCTGTTTAAGAAATTTTCCCAAACTACTAATAAGGGAGATGGTAATTGTCGAAAATTTGCGTTTACTTTTAAAATTGTCTTAGCATATTgtcgtttgatttttttttctaagtCAATATTTAATGACTTCGGAGTTCTCAGTTTCTTCTATGTATACTCATTTTGTTATGTTCATGTTGATATTTCAATCTTACCTGAATATTCTGGAGAAATAGTTCCTGACAGTTTAGATGGAGAAGAGTCTGATTCAGAAGACAATTTAGATGATATCTCCTCTGTTGTAGTTGACAGATCCATGCAGTTTGATCTCAATAAGGTTTCGGAAGAAAACAATGAAACTTTAGAAGACCAACAAAGACAAGATGATATACATGTTAAGAAAATGTGCTTTGATCTGAACAAAAGACCATGGTATGGAGATGAAATATCAGATCCTGTAAAACGTGAAGCCCATAGATTCTTGACAGAGTATTTTTTGCGAGGTCAATACGATGTTGGAGAGAAATTTTGATCTTTTATTATAAGAGTTACGTTGATTCCCTTAATTTAATGATTTGGGTCGCAATTGTACATGTTTATCTACTTTTAGAGTTTCTTGATTTAGATTTAGTAAGGCATAACTTCAAAGAGGCGTAACTTTGATTTATGCTCTCTAGAACTTTATTTTAACTTTATAAATTCAGagtatgattttattttcttcttttacatcCATGTTTGAATGCAAATTTAAATGCCAATAAAGTAAACAAGAAAATCTTATTAgtaaatttgttcacatgagtTAACATATATAGCTTATTTAACTTGTGAATTTTTTTACGTAAAACGAATGTAGAAAAAGTGTTACGAGTTTACGTAACAATGATTTAAACATATGTAGTTTAAGATAGTAGTCTTTACTTAACTAGATTATACCCAGATGGTTATTACTAAAGAAAACATTGCAATATGTGGTAATacgcattttgcggcggtttaaacAAAACCGCCGTAAAATGTAAAACAAAAACTCATCCTGTGGTACATATAGTGGCGGTTTTCGAAAAGACGCCGCTAAATGCAAAGTTGATTGAAATATAGCGATGGTTCGAGAAAAACCATTGCTAAATGTAGGCCTGATTGCAGCCCCAACCCCTAACTACCGCTATATGCGCTGGAGGTTACAAAATTTTCGTCGCTATCTGCCGAAA harbors:
- the LOC107620200 gene encoding uncharacterized protein LOC107620200, with the protein product MQVSTYANKRGCIRSSVVTTISPRYTIWLRHGEKPVEERSGLGRVDENMISQVNQMHQMVNEAFNFTMQHGSEDITTIEHAEDDEDVLPYLYEGPSRVVWDFNDLLSDGEQELYLGCSKYSKLSFLVKLYHFKCMCSVSDKAMSMILDLLQDAFEQEKLPKAVYEARKTIRKLGIEYNKIDACPNDCMLYRGDDENLTKCKKCECSRWNKTSSDMLWHKQACNNDGFFRHPMDAEAWKKFDAKYTNFSTDLRNTSFILSTLIPGLKMPGNDIDVYLQPLIDELKQLWDGIETYDAKEGNTFKMCAVLMWTISDFLGLENLSGWNTHSVKGRDPPKKLSGTDVLRQQSNVHLSFGKSSTVTSKKRRNGQNADEDDSHWKKKNVFFDLPYWEDQMLRHNLDVMHIEKNVCDNVVFTILNDSGKSKDNLKAHRDLQCMGIRLELWPGKGGKYPVTIFTMSNSQRDVFLKTLQNVVFPDGYSSNVDVVLICDSANGNDFFPSFFTVMVHLTVHLVDEVTLGGPVHYRWIYLDNIETRINRPGRVDDEHVDDFHNSGESMFLAIGKALGAVWHFELTPMEKHQAHRHVLVNCVAVVPFVEEKTKRSLRHQTRSQAKIDSVVHAEFPRWFKHEVPMESTLHSKDLKLFACGPMIQARRFGAYNVNGYKFRTIIKENRLKTQNNGVYVSSNTRSYASMCDNRVVVGGVPYYGKIVDIIELNYNCSFTVVLFKCVWADTTTSRGIKQDHLGLTSVNFSRPIHTGNREEDEPYILASEAQLVYYVDDEVAKEWSVVVLVKPRDLYDMGEENEEVEVGFSPQPVEHVSGSFFYVYSFCYVHVDISILPEYSGEIVPDSLDGEESDSEDNLDDISSVVVDRSMQFDLNKVSEENNETLEDQQRQDDIHVKKMCFDLNKRPWYGDEISDPVKREAHRFLTEYFLRGQYDVGEKF